One Mesorhizobium sp. L-2-11 genomic region harbors:
- a CDS encoding helix-turn-helix domain-containing protein, whose translation MAEENKKKPNPIDIHVGSRIRLRRNMLGMSQEKLGENLGITFQQIQKYEKGTNRVGASRLQAIASILGVPVAFFFEDAPGQEAVGNRGFAEDASMASAVEFCGSPEGLQLNRAFVKITDVKIRRKVIELVKALSADEVD comes from the coding sequence ATGGCAGAAGAAAACAAGAAGAAGCCGAATCCTATCGATATCCATGTCGGAAGTCGCATCAGGCTTCGTCGTAATATGTTGGGAATGAGCCAAGAAAAGCTGGGCGAGAACCTCGGCATAACGTTTCAGCAGATACAGAAATACGAAAAGGGGACCAATCGCGTTGGCGCCAGCCGTTTGCAGGCAATCGCTTCGATACTGGGCGTGCCTGTCGCTTTCTTTTTCGAGGACGCGCCGGGCCAGGAGGCCGTGGGCAACCGCGGATTTGCGGAGGATGCATCAATGGCTTCTGCCGTCGAATTCTGCGGCAGTCCTGAAGGTCTTCAACTCAACCGGGCCTTCGTCAAGATCACCGACGTGAAGATACGCCGCAAGGTTATCGAGCTTGTGAAAGCCCTTTCGGCCGACGAAGTCGATTGA
- the trmB gene encoding tRNA (guanine(46)-N(7))-methyltransferase TrmB: MDPKGRPSRATEAFFGRRRGKTIRPQQAAALESGFSTYRLDLAAAPPADLRSLFEADVGAIHLEIGFGGGEHLLHRATAAPESGFVGVEPFVNGMAKMMMAVRERPLANLRVYDDDATRLLDWLPQASLDGIDLLYPDPWPKKKHWKRRFVSPVNLDRFARVLKSGGTFRFASDIDSYVNWTLLHCRAHDAFAWQAEEAADWQRPYAGWPGTRYEAKAIREGRRPAYLTFVRR; this comes from the coding sequence ATGGATCCGAAAGGCCGGCCAAGCCGTGCGACCGAGGCATTTTTCGGTCGCCGGCGCGGCAAGACCATCCGTCCGCAGCAGGCGGCGGCACTGGAAAGCGGCTTCAGCACCTATCGGCTCGATCTGGCGGCCGCACCGCCGGCCGACTTGCGCAGCCTGTTCGAAGCCGACGTCGGCGCCATTCATCTCGAAATTGGCTTCGGCGGCGGCGAGCACCTGCTGCATCGGGCGACGGCGGCTCCTGAGAGCGGTTTTGTCGGCGTCGAGCCTTTCGTCAACGGCATGGCCAAGATGATGATGGCGGTCCGGGAACGGCCGCTTGCCAATCTTCGGGTCTATGACGACGACGCCACGCGCCTGCTCGACTGGCTCCCGCAAGCCTCGCTCGACGGCATCGACCTTCTCTATCCCGATCCCTGGCCGAAAAAGAAACACTGGAAGCGCCGCTTCGTCAGTCCGGTCAATCTCGACCGTTTCGCGCGCGTCCTGAAGTCAGGCGGAACATTCCGCTTTGCGTCCGATATCGATAGCTATGTGAACTGGACGCTGCTGCACTGCCGGGCACATGATGCGTTTGCGTGGCAGGCTGAAGAGGCAGCCGACTGGCAGCGGCCCTATGCGGGCTGGCCGGGTACCCGCTACGAGGCTAAGGCCATTCGCGAAGGCCGCCGGCCGGCCTATCTCACCTTCGTCCGAAGATAG
- the metK gene encoding methionine adenosyltransferase, translating to MIFQEGTPVTRQNYLFTSESVAEGHPDKVCDRISDEIVDLVYREARKTGMDPWKVRVACETLATTNRVVIAGEVRVPETLLKKDKAGNILMDAAGHPLVNPAKFKSAARKAIREIGYEQAGFHWKTAKIEVLLHGQSPDIGQGVDNASDRQGEEGAGDQGIMFGYACRETPDLMPAPIYYSHKILELLAAARHAGDGDAGRLGPDAKSQVTVRYIDGKAAEVTQIVLSTQHLDASWDSKKVRNVVEPYIREALGDLRIADSCNWYINPTGKFVIGGPDGDAGLTGRKIIVDTYGGAAPHGGGAFSGKDTTKVDRSAAYAARYLAKNVVAAKLADRCTIQLSYAIGVAQPLSVYVDLHGTGKVDEAKLEQALRTVMDLSPSGIRRHLDLNRPIYAKTSSYGHFGRKAGRDGSFSWEKTDLAKALKDALAEAPAEAVAA from the coding sequence ATGATTTTTCAAGAGGGGACACCCGTGACGCGGCAAAACTATCTATTCACCTCGGAATCCGTTGCCGAGGGTCATCCCGACAAGGTCTGCGACCGTATCTCCGACGAGATCGTCGATCTGGTCTATCGTGAGGCCAGAAAGACCGGCATGGACCCCTGGAAGGTCCGCGTCGCCTGCGAAACGCTGGCGACGACGAATCGCGTCGTCATCGCCGGCGAGGTGCGCGTCCCCGAGACGCTGCTCAAAAAGGACAAGGCCGGCAACATCCTGATGGATGCCGCCGGTCATCCGCTGGTCAATCCGGCGAAGTTCAAGTCGGCCGCGCGCAAGGCGATCCGCGAAATCGGCTATGAACAGGCCGGTTTCCACTGGAAGACGGCAAAGATCGAGGTTCTGCTGCACGGCCAGTCGCCGGATATCGGCCAGGGCGTCGACAATGCCTCCGACCGGCAAGGCGAAGAAGGGGCCGGCGACCAGGGCATCATGTTCGGCTATGCCTGCCGCGAGACCCCGGATCTGATGCCGGCGCCGATCTACTACAGCCACAAGATCCTCGAATTGCTGGCCGCCGCGCGCCATGCGGGCGACGGCGATGCCGGGCGGCTCGGGCCGGACGCCAAGAGCCAGGTCACCGTCCGCTACATCGACGGCAAGGCGGCGGAAGTGACGCAAATCGTGCTGTCCACCCAGCACCTCGACGCCAGCTGGGATTCGAAGAAGGTCCGCAACGTCGTCGAACCCTATATTCGTGAGGCGCTGGGCGACCTGAGGATCGCCGACAGCTGCAACTGGTACATCAACCCGACGGGCAAGTTCGTCATCGGCGGGCCCGACGGCGACGCCGGCCTGACCGGGCGCAAGATCATCGTCGACACTTACGGCGGTGCCGCGCCTCATGGCGGCGGGGCTTTTTCCGGCAAGGACACCACCAAGGTCGACCGTTCCGCGGCCTATGCGGCCCGCTACCTCGCCAAGAATGTGGTGGCGGCGAAGCTCGCCGATCGCTGCACCATCCAGCTTTCCTATGCCATTGGCGTCGCCCAACCGCTGTCGGTCTATGTCGACCTGCACGGCACCGGCAAGGTCGATGAGGCAAAGCTCGAGCAGGCGCTGCGCACCGTGATGGACCTGTCACCGTCCGGCATCCGCCGCCATCTCGATCTCAACAGGCCGATTTACGCGAAGACGTCATCCTATGGCCATTTCGGCCGCAAGGCCGGCCGCGACGGGTCCTTCTCCTGGGAAAAGACCGACCTCGCCAAGGCACTCAAGGACGCACTCGCCGAAGCGCCTGCCGAAGCAGTCGCGGCCTAG